A region of Phalacrocorax carbo chromosome 7, bPhaCar2.1, whole genome shotgun sequence DNA encodes the following proteins:
- the ARPP19 gene encoding cAMP-regulated phosphoprotein 19: protein MSAESPEPASAEEQKEMEDKVISPEKVEEAKLKARYPHLGQKPGGSDFLRKRLQKGQKYFDSGDYNMAKAKMKNKQLPTAAPDKTEVTGDHIPTPQDLPQRKPSLVASKLAG from the exons ATGTCTGCTGAGAGTCCCGAGCCCGCCTCGGCCGAGGAGCAGAAG GAAATGGAAGATAAGGTGATCAGCCCAGAAAAAGTTGAAGAAGCAAAATTGAAAGCAAGGTATCCGCATCTGGGCCAGAAACCAGGAGGCTCAGACTTCTTGCGGAAGAGGCTTCAAAAAGGA CAAAAATACTTTGATTCTGGTGATTACAACATGGCTAAAGCAAAGATGAAGAATAAGCAACTGCCTACTGCAGCTCCTGACAAGACAGAAGTCACTGGTGACCATATTCCTACTCCACAGGATCTTCCACAGCGGAAACCATCTCTTGTTGCTAGCAAGTTGGCTGGCTGA